The following proteins are co-located in the Flammeovirga kamogawensis genome:
- a CDS encoding SufE family protein yields the protein MTVATKNIEEVQNEIIDDFDLLDGDRESTIFYIMELGQELPKLDEQYMIDENLIKGCQSKVWLTTDFQEGRIIYSADSNTDITKGLISLLIRVLNNRTPQEIINADLFFFEKIGMNGVIGSQRSNGFASMIKQMKFYALAYSAKS from the coding sequence ATGACAGTTGCAACAAAAAATATAGAAGAAGTTCAAAACGAAATTATTGATGATTTCGATTTGCTTGATGGTGATAGAGAGTCTACAATTTTCTACATCATGGAACTTGGACAAGAATTACCTAAACTAGACGAGCAATATATGATTGACGAAAATCTAATTAAAGGTTGTCAGTCTAAAGTTTGGTTAACTACAGATTTTCAAGAAGGACGAATTATTTACTCTGCAGATAGTAATACTGATATCACTAAAGGTCTTATTAGTTTATTAATTCGTGTTTTAAATAATCGTACTCCTCAAGAAATCATTAATGCTGATTTATTCTTTTTCGAAAAAATTGGAATGAATGGTGTAATTGGTTCTCAAAGATCAAATGGATTTGCTTCTATGATAAAACAAATGAAGTTTTATGCACTTGCTTATAGTGCTAAAAGTTAA
- a CDS encoding cysteine desulfurase, with translation MIDVEQLRKEFPILSTEVNGHQLTYFDNGATNQKPKVVIDALEEYYKEYNSNVHRGAHTLADKATGAFEETRTLLQKFINAAKSEEIIFTSGTTEGINLVAQTYGRANLSQGDEILVSTMEHHSNIVPWQLIAAEKGATVRPIPISDKGEIIFEEFEKMLSDKVKVVAVVHASNALGTVNPVEKIIEKAHAFGAKVLIDGAQSAAHLPIDVQKLDCDFFVTSAHKMFGPTGMGFLYGKENILNDMPPYMGGGEMIKEVSFDGTSFNTLPYKFEAGTPNIADTIAFGKAIEFINKWGKEEMAAHEAALLKYATEKLKKEVPTAKIIGEAENKVCVLSFIIENIHNYDVGMMLDARGIAVRTGHHCTQPLMARYGLEGTIRASFSAYNTFEEVDRFIEGLVRIVKMFG, from the coding sequence ATGATTGACGTTGAACAACTTCGTAAAGAATTTCCCATCCTAAGTACTGAGGTAAATGGTCACCAATTAACCTATTTTGATAATGGTGCAACAAACCAAAAACCAAAAGTAGTTATTGATGCATTAGAAGAATATTATAAAGAATATAACTCTAATGTACATAGAGGTGCACATACTTTAGCAGATAAAGCTACAGGAGCATTTGAAGAAACTAGAACATTACTTCAAAAGTTTATCAATGCAGCTAAATCTGAGGAAATTATTTTTACAAGTGGTACAACTGAAGGAATTAATTTAGTAGCTCAAACATACGGAAGAGCAAACCTATCTCAAGGTGATGAGATATTAGTCTCAACAATGGAGCATCACTCTAATATTGTTCCATGGCAATTAATTGCTGCAGAAAAAGGTGCAACAGTTAGACCTATTCCAATTTCTGACAAAGGTGAAATTATCTTTGAGGAGTTTGAAAAAATGCTTTCTGATAAAGTGAAAGTTGTTGCAGTTGTTCATGCTTCTAATGCTTTAGGTACAGTTAATCCGGTAGAGAAAATTATTGAAAAGGCACATGCTTTTGGCGCTAAAGTACTTATTGATGGCGCTCAATCAGCAGCTCATTTACCGATAGATGTTCAAAAACTAGATTGTGATTTTTTTGTCACATCTGCTCATAAAATGTTTGGGCCAACAGGTATGGGATTCTTGTACGGTAAGGAAAATATTTTAAATGATATGCCTCCGTACATGGGTGGTGGTGAAATGATTAAAGAAGTCTCTTTTGATGGTACTTCATTTAATACATTACCATATAAATTTGAAGCAGGAACACCAAATATAGCAGATACTATCGCATTTGGTAAAGCTATTGAATTTATCAATAAATGGGGTAAGGAAGAAATGGCCGCTCATGAAGCTGCACTTCTTAAATACGCTACAGAAAAATTAAAAAAAGAAGTTCCTACTGCAAAAATAATTGGTGAAGCAGAAAACAAAGTTTGTGTTTTATCATTTATAATTGAGAATATTCATAACTATGATGTTGGTATGATGCTAGATGCTCGTGGCATTGCAGTAAGAACTGGACATCATTGTACTCAGCCTCTTATGGCAAGATATGGCTTAGAAGGAACAATAAGAGCTTCTTTCTCTGCATACAATACATTCGAAGAAGTAGATCGTTTTATAGAGGGGTTAGTACGTATTGTAAAAATGTTTGGTTAA
- a CDS encoding MerC domain-containing protein, with product MIKRLQDKVTQYADQIGFTGSLFCLIHCILTSGVIVVSSAMSHVHEAHSHAHQIDFWGILDLSMIAISGIAVWFASRKTHTPSLKFGMWTSYMVYAVTMLIKYVGYEPTWLAVTSYVASLLLIACHLINLRQANHCENKVCTV from the coding sequence ATGATTAAAAGACTTCAAGATAAAGTAACACAGTATGCAGATCAGATTGGATTTACAGGATCATTATTCTGTTTAATTCATTGTATCTTAACATCTGGTGTTATTGTAGTGAGTTCAGCAATGTCTCATGTTCACGAAGCTCATAGTCATGCTCACCAAATTGATTTTTGGGGAATATTAGACCTTTCTATGATTGCTATTAGTGGAATTGCAGTTTGGTTTGCTAGTAGAAAAACACATACTCCAAGTTTAAAGTTTGGAATGTGGACTTCTTACATGGTGTATGCAGTTACAATGCTAATAAAATATGTAGGTTATGAACCAACATGGTTAGCAGTTACATCTTATGTAGCATCTTTACTATTAATTGCTTGTCATCTAATTAATTTAAGACAAGCGAATCATTGTGAGAATAAAGTTTGTACTGTTTAG
- a CDS encoding BrxA/BrxB family bacilliredoxin produces the protein MYPEHLTTPMKMELTDNGFADLKTAAQVEEAIAQPGTTLLVINSVCGCAAGTCRPGVLHAVATSPKKPTHLTTAFAGVDPEAVAKARELMLPYPPSSPSIALFKDGELVHFVERHHIEGRSAEMIAEHLVAVFDEYVD, from the coding sequence ATGTATCCTGAACATTTAACTACTCCAATGAAAATGGAGTTAACAGACAACGGTTTTGCAGATCTAAAAACTGCTGCTCAAGTAGAAGAAGCAATTGCTCAACCTGGTACTACACTTTTAGTAATTAATTCTGTTTGTGGATGTGCTGCTGGTACTTGTCGCCCAGGTGTTCTTCACGCTGTAGCAACATCTCCAAAAAAGCCTACACATTTAACAACAGCTTTTGCAGGTGTAGATCCTGAAGCAGTTGCTAAAGCTAGAGAATTAATGTTACCATATCCTCCTTCTTCTCCATCAATTGCTTTATTCAAAGATGGTGAGTTGGTTCATTTTGTAGAAAGACACCATATTGAAGGTCGTTCTGCTGAAATGATTGCTGAGCATTTAGTAGCTGTATTCGATGAATATGTAGACTAA
- a CDS encoding iron-sulfur cluster assembly protein, whose protein sequence is MTEENKETSQPISTDALKEKVVEAIKTVYDPEIPVDVFELGLIYDINIIPPLNKVHILMTLTTPSCPSAEQIPGEIQLATKEVEGVTDVEIELTFEPPYTTDMMSDEAKLELGFM, encoded by the coding sequence ATGACTGAAGAAAATAAAGAAACAAGCCAACCTATAAGCACAGATGCTTTAAAAGAAAAGGTTGTCGAAGCTATAAAAACAGTTTACGACCCAGAAATACCTGTAGATGTATTCGAGTTAGGTTTAATTTATGATATTAATATAATTCCTCCTTTAAACAAGGTACATATATTAATGACTTTAACTACACCTTCTTGCCCTTCTGCTGAACAAATTCCTGGCGAAATTCAGTTAGCAACAAAAGAAGTTGAAGGTGTTACAGATGTAGAAATTGAACTTACATTTGAACCACCTTACACAACAGATATGATGTCTGATGAAGCAAAGTTAGAACTTGGCTTTATGTAA
- a CDS encoding ABC transporter permease, with translation MNIFKFAWKNLWHKPMSTVLNLVLFAFGVSIISALLLTQDYFSNTLKKNQAGIGMVLGAKGSPLQLILCAIYQVDTPTGNISLKDASRLKKHPLVAKAIPQSLGDSFKGHRIVGTTHEYVDLYKGELEKGKLWGEHTSLEVTIGATAAKKLNLKIGDDFHSSHGMGEGGHDHEEEHFKIVGILKPTGTVIDQLLLTSLESIWDVHKHSSKSKANYGNLSDKKEDTPDKQITTMLIKFRNPMGAITLPRMVNEQTSMQAALPSYETARLLSLVENAITALQYLAIAIIVVSGLSIFISLYNSLKERKYELAYLRSLGTPQSYIFGLLLIEGLLCSLVGFSIGIGLSHLSIFIAAHQVDTLATLNIGGTAFVTGEIYLFIGTLIVGFTASIVPAIQAAKTNISQALSE, from the coding sequence ATGAACATCTTTAAGTTTGCTTGGAAAAACCTTTGGCACAAGCCAATGAGTACTGTTTTAAATCTTGTCCTGTTTGCTTTTGGAGTAAGTATTATTTCTGCTTTATTACTCACTCAAGATTACTTTTCAAATACATTAAAGAAAAATCAAGCAGGAATAGGAATGGTACTAGGTGCAAAAGGAAGCCCACTTCAGCTTATTTTATGTGCTATTTATCAAGTCGATACCCCAACAGGGAACATCTCCTTAAAAGATGCTAGTAGACTCAAAAAACACCCTCTTGTTGCTAAAGCGATTCCTCAATCTTTAGGTGATAGTTTTAAAGGGCACCGAATTGTGGGAACAACTCATGAATATGTAGATCTCTATAAAGGTGAATTAGAAAAAGGTAAACTATGGGGAGAACACACCTCTTTAGAAGTTACTATTGGTGCTACAGCTGCAAAAAAGCTAAATCTTAAAATTGGAGATGACTTTCATAGTTCGCATGGTATGGGCGAAGGAGGACATGATCATGAAGAGGAACATTTTAAAATTGTTGGTATTTTAAAACCTACAGGAACTGTTATCGACCAATTATTATTAACTAGTTTAGAATCAATTTGGGATGTTCATAAACATTCAAGCAAGAGTAAAGCAAATTATGGTAACCTTTCTGATAAAAAAGAAGATACTCCTGATAAGCAAATTACAACAATGCTTATTAAATTTAGAAACCCAATGGGGGCAATTACACTCCCTAGAATGGTAAATGAGCAAACATCTATGCAAGCAGCACTTCCTTCTTATGAAACTGCAAGACTATTATCCTTAGTTGAGAATGCAATTACTGCTTTACAATATTTGGCTATTGCAATAATTGTTGTTTCTGGTTTGAGCATTTTTATATCACTTTATAACTCATTAAAAGAACGAAAGTATGAGCTTGCTTATCTTAGATCACTAGGTACACCTCAATCTTATATTTTTGGATTATTATTGATAGAAGGATTATTGTGCTCGTTAGTAGGTTTTAGTATTGGAATTGGTTTAAGTCATTTAAGTATTTTCATTGCAGCACATCAGGTTGACACCTTAGCAACATTAAATATTGGAGGAACTGCATTTGTTACTGGCGAAATATATTTATTTATTGGAACACTGATTGTTGGTTTTACAGCATCAATAGTACCCGCTATTCAAGCAGCAAAAACAAATATCTCTCAAGCTTTATCAGAATAA